One window of Thermacetogenium phaeum DSM 12270 genomic DNA carries:
- a CDS encoding bifunctional folylpolyglutamate synthase/dihydrofolate synthase, with amino-acid sequence MNYQEALDFLTGLTKFGINFGLERIEHLMSLLGNPERALKVIHVGGTNGKGSTAVMVSRVLEAAGFRVGLFSSPHLHSYTERYLINHRPISQERFAGLMERLKPLLERMVAEGREHPTEFEVCTALALLYFFEEKVDYVVLEVGLGGVIDSTNVVPNPLVSVITNVAFDHMDYLGNTITAIAEKKAGIIKEKGYVVTAAWYPEALAVIEERCREMGATLLRVGKEITWELRESTPEATLFDLRSPWGFYQNLKVPLAGQYQAVNAATALGVVELLRYRHGVRIGDDHLRQGLAKSRWPARLEMISRAPQVIVDVTHNHDGSRMLKNALRNIYRYRRLILVMGMLGDKEREKVVAELAPLASVVIITKPLNPRAGDWEKLADEAKRYVEQVFIIEKIAEAVDAALKEASNEDLVCVTGSFYMVADARAYLLERYFSGAAAGT; translated from the coding sequence ATGAATTACCAGGAAGCACTCGATTTTCTTACCGGACTCACGAAATTCGGCATCAATTTCGGTCTAGAGCGCATTGAACATCTGATGAGCCTGCTTGGGAATCCGGAGCGGGCGCTGAAGGTCATTCATGTCGGGGGGACGAATGGGAAAGGTTCTACGGCCGTGATGGTATCGCGCGTCCTGGAGGCGGCAGGGTTCCGGGTTGGGCTCTTCAGCTCCCCTCACCTGCACTCCTACACCGAGCGCTATCTGATCAATCACCGGCCTATCTCTCAGGAGCGCTTCGCCGGCCTCATGGAGCGGTTGAAACCCCTTTTGGAGCGGATGGTGGCCGAAGGGCGGGAGCACCCTACGGAATTCGAGGTCTGTACCGCCCTGGCCTTGCTCTACTTCTTCGAGGAGAAGGTTGATTACGTGGTCCTGGAGGTCGGGCTCGGAGGGGTTATCGATTCCACCAATGTGGTGCCGAACCCCCTGGTCTCCGTAATCACCAATGTGGCCTTTGATCACATGGATTACCTGGGGAACACCATTACCGCCATCGCCGAAAAAAAGGCGGGCATCATTAAAGAAAAGGGTTATGTGGTGACGGCAGCCTGGTATCCGGAGGCCCTGGCGGTGATCGAGGAGAGGTGCCGGGAGATGGGGGCAACGCTGTTGCGGGTTGGAAAGGAGATAACCTGGGAGCTGCGGGAATCAACGCCGGAGGCCACCCTTTTTGACTTAAGAAGCCCCTGGGGCTTCTATCAAAATCTCAAGGTGCCTTTGGCAGGACAGTACCAGGCGGTAAATGCCGCTACGGCACTGGGGGTTGTCGAACTGCTGCGCTATCGACACGGGGTGAGAATCGGGGACGATCACCTTCGACAGGGTCTGGCGAAAAGCCGCTGGCCGGCGCGGCTGGAGATGATCTCCCGTGCCCCTCAGGTGATCGTCGATGTCACCCACAACCATGACGGTTCTCGGATGCTGAAGAATGCCCTCAGGAACATTTACCGTTACCGCAGGCTGATCCTGGTGATGGGGATGCTGGGTGATAAGGAGAGAGAGAAGGTGGTGGCCGAACTGGCTCCCCTGGCTTCGGTTGTGATCATTACCAAGCCGCTGAACCCTCGCGCCGGGGATTGGGAAAAGCTGGCCGATGAGGCCAAGCGCTATGTGGAGCAGGTGTTCATCATCGAGAAGATAGCCGAGGCGGTGGATGCCGCTCTTAAAGAGGCCTCCAACGAGGACCTGGTCTGCGTTACGGGTTCTTTTTATATGGTGGCGGATGCCAGGGCGTATTTGCTGGAGAGGTATTTTTCAGGAGCAGCAGCTGGCACTTGA
- a CDS encoding redox-sensing transcriptional repressor Rex codes for MKTLKIPEATIMRLAVYSRYLERAEKQGITTVSSAAIADGTGVSPAQVRKDLAYFGEFGTRGVGYHTGELSSNIRRILGLNRCWSAVIVGAGKLGSALALYEGFLSRGFRIVGVFDIDPKIVGKHLGEIEVLHVSQLEDVVARKKAEIGIITVPASAAQEVGERLVKAGVRALLNFSPHVLNLARDVIVRNVDFSLHLEVLTFNLVFGKIKKEVAEEK; via the coding sequence TTGAAAACGCTGAAGATACCGGAAGCCACAATTATGCGGCTGGCCGTCTACTCGCGCTACCTGGAGCGAGCCGAAAAACAGGGAATTACGACCGTTTCTTCGGCAGCCATAGCAGATGGGACAGGGGTGAGCCCCGCCCAGGTGCGCAAGGACCTGGCCTACTTCGGCGAATTCGGGACGCGGGGTGTCGGCTACCATACCGGAGAACTGAGCTCCAATATCAGGCGCATTCTCGGTTTGAACAGGTGCTGGTCGGCGGTGATCGTTGGTGCAGGCAAGCTCGGCTCTGCTCTCGCACTTTATGAGGGATTCTTAAGCCGCGGTTTTCGGATCGTTGGGGTTTTCGATATCGACCCTAAAATCGTGGGAAAGCATTTGGGTGAGATCGAGGTTCTGCATGTTTCCCAGCTTGAGGATGTGGTCGCCAGGAAGAAGGCGGAAATAGGGATTATCACCGTACCGGCAAGCGCAGCTCAGGAGGTGGGGGAGCGCCTTGTTAAGGCCGGTGTCAGAGCCCTTCTGAACTTTTCACCGCATGTGCTTAATCTGGCGAGGGATGTCATCGTGCGCAATGTGGACTTTTCCCTGCACCTGGAGGTCTTGACCTTTAACCTCGTTTTTGGAAAGATCAAAAAGGAGGTGGCCGAAGAAAAGTAG
- a CDS encoding DUF4321 domain-containing protein — MKVSASYRSPWLLVILLVLGGVFGSLVGDVLSGTPALGFLGTARSIGLPVTTLDLDVITLTLGFTVRVNLIGLIGFVLAFLIYRRL, encoded by the coding sequence ATGAAGGTATCAGCTAGTTATCGAAGTCCTTGGTTGCTGGTGATACTGCTGGTCCTCGGCGGGGTTTTCGGAAGCCTGGTGGGGGATGTGCTGAGCGGCACACCGGCGCTGGGCTTTTTGGGAACGGCGAGGAGCATCGGACTGCCTGTAACGACACTCGATCTGGATGTGATCACCCTGACGTTGGGCTTTACCGTGAGGGTCAATCTTATCGGCTTGATCGGGTTTGTTCTGGCTTTTTTAATTTACCGGCGGCTGTAA
- a CDS encoding Maf family protein: protein MVALQEIILASASPRRKKLLEQIGLKFRVIPSRVEEIPEPGLEKRELVLRLANLKAGYVAGLYPWAIVLGADTIVCCEGQILGKPRDRDDAARMLRLLSGRIHEVITGLVLRQESRGLVRTEAVTTLVRFRDLSQREIDGYIATGEPFDKAGAYGIQGYGALLVESINGCYFNVVGLPLSRLAAMFRDFGVELLCPNLNTV from the coding sequence ATGGTGGCGTTGCAGGAAATTATCTTGGCCTCCGCTTCCCCCCGGAGAAAGAAGCTTCTGGAGCAGATTGGGCTTAAGTTCCGGGTTATCCCCAGCCGGGTCGAGGAGATCCCGGAACCCGGCCTGGAGAAGCGGGAGCTTGTATTGAGATTGGCGAATTTGAAAGCAGGATACGTAGCGGGGCTCTACCCCTGGGCGATAGTTCTGGGAGCCGATACCATCGTTTGCTGCGAAGGGCAGATCCTGGGGAAGCCGCGCGACCGGGATGATGCCGCCCGCATGCTGCGGCTGCTTTCCGGGCGCATCCATGAGGTGATCACCGGTTTGGTTCTGCGGCAGGAAAGCAGAGGGCTTGTTAGAACTGAGGCTGTAACCACCCTGGTTCGTTTTCGCGATTTAAGCCAGAGAGAGATCGACGGTTACATTGCCACCGGAGAGCCCTTTGACAAGGCCGGAGCCTACGGAATCCAGGGGTATGGAGCGTTGCTCGTCGAAAGCATCAACGGGTGCTATTTCAACGTGGTCGGCCTGCCGTTGAGCAGGCTAGCGGCCATGTTTCGGGATTTCGGGGTGGAGTTGCTGTGCCCGAACCTGAATACCGTCTGA
- the radC gene encoding RadC family protein, whose amino-acid sequence MPEDMRPRERMRRVGPGALSAAELLAIILRTGTQEESALELAHRILLEPRGLRFLAEATIDELCSIKGVGLAKAAQVKAALELGRRLFCLEPDLKPVIRSPQEASNLVMEEMCYLDREHFRVILLNTKNRVLGVETVSIGSLNSSLVHPREVFKCAVQRSAAGVILVHNHPSGDPTPSSEDIEITRRLSDAGRVIGIEVLDHIIIGDHLFVSFKEKGLI is encoded by the coding sequence ATGCCTGAGGATATGAGGCCGCGGGAGCGGATGAGGCGGGTGGGCCCCGGCGCCCTGTCGGCGGCGGAGTTGCTTGCCATCATCCTGCGCACGGGGACTCAGGAGGAGTCCGCCCTGGAGCTGGCGCACCGCATTCTGTTGGAGCCGCGCGGCCTGCGCTTCCTGGCAGAGGCGACCATTGACGAGCTCTGCAGCATCAAGGGGGTCGGCCTGGCGAAAGCTGCCCAGGTTAAGGCGGCTTTAGAGTTGGGGAGGCGCCTCTTCTGCCTGGAGCCTGACCTCAAGCCGGTGATCCGGAGCCCCCAAGAGGCTTCCAATCTGGTTATGGAGGAGATGTGCTACCTGGACCGGGAGCACTTCCGGGTTATTCTTCTCAACACCAAAAACAGGGTTCTGGGTGTGGAAACGGTTTCCATAGGCAGCCTTAATTCCTCTCTGGTGCACCCGCGAGAGGTTTTCAAGTGTGCGGTGCAGCGCAGTGCTGCCGGTGTAATCCTCGTCCACAACCACCCCAGCGGTGATCCCACACCCAGCAGCGAGGATATCGAGATCACGCGCCGCTTATCCGATGCCGGAAGAGTGATAGGGATCGAGGTTCTGGACCATATTATTATTGGGGATCATCTTTTCGTCAGTTTCAAGGAAAAGGGTCTGATTTGA
- a CDS encoding rod shape-determining protein — protein MLFTRDLGIDLGTANTLVHLKGKGIILMEPSVVAIRRDTGEILAVGEEAKQMIGRTPGNIVAIRPMKDGVIADFDVTQSMLRYFIRRALQKNNLLVRPRVVISVPSGVTAVEERAVREASLQAGAKEAYLIEEPMAAAIGAGLPVYEPTGNMIVDIGGGTTEVAVISLGGIVTSKSIRIAGDEMDEAIVQHIKRVYNLMIGERTAEDIKIKIGSALLDGKKETYEVRGRDLVTGLPKTVEITAEEVQAALAETVASIVEAIKVCLEKTPPELAADIMDRGIVLAGGGSLLHNLDKLVSEQTGIPVLMAEEPLYTVALGTGKALENIEILKRVMATRNVR, from the coding sequence GTGCTTTTTACCAGAGATTTGGGGATTGATTTGGGAACTGCCAATACCCTCGTACACTTGAAGGGCAAGGGAATCATCCTTATGGAGCCTTCCGTGGTGGCCATCCGCCGGGATACCGGGGAGATTCTGGCGGTGGGAGAAGAAGCCAAGCAGATGATCGGGAGGACGCCGGGCAACATTGTTGCCATCAGGCCAATGAAGGACGGGGTTATAGCCGATTTTGATGTTACTCAAAGCATGCTGCGCTACTTTATTCGCCGCGCCCTCCAGAAAAACAACCTGCTGGTGCGCCCGCGGGTGGTTATCAGCGTGCCCTCAGGAGTAACCGCCGTTGAGGAGCGGGCGGTCAGAGAGGCCTCCCTCCAGGCGGGCGCTAAAGAGGCTTACCTGATCGAAGAGCCCATGGCCGCTGCCATTGGGGCTGGATTGCCGGTTTACGAGCCTACCGGGAATATGATCGTCGATATCGGTGGGGGTACTACTGAAGTGGCCGTTATCTCGCTGGGGGGAATCGTCACCAGCAAGTCCATTCGCATCGCCGGCGACGAAATGGATGAGGCCATCGTCCAGCATATCAAGCGCGTTTATAACCTGATGATTGGTGAAAGAACTGCCGAGGATATCAAGATTAAGATCGGTTCTGCCCTTCTGGATGGTAAGAAGGAAACCTATGAAGTGCGCGGCCGCGACCTGGTGACCGGGCTTCCCAAGACGGTGGAAATCACTGCGGAAGAGGTGCAGGCTGCGCTTGCCGAGACGGTGGCGAGCATTGTAGAGGCGATCAAGGTCTGCCTGGAGAAGACGCCCCCGGAGCTGGCAGCGGATATCATGGACCGGGGGATCGTTCTGGCAGGCGGCGGATCCTTGTTGCACAACCTTGACAAGCTGGTGAGTGAGCAGACCGGGATACCTGTGTTGATGGCAGAGGAGCCTCTGTACACGGTAGCCCTGGGCACGGGTAAAGCCCTGGAGAACATTGAAATACTGAAGCGTGTGATGGCTACGCGCAACGTTCGATAG
- the mreC gene encoding rod shape-determining protein MreC — translation MSLSLRKKLGILLGIAVLCLALARYTADFSGGVFLNELLAPLQGTVMQIWHRAEAAFEYVGQAKKISEENAALRQRVRELTWENNRLKEYVYENQRLLQLLDFKERQAERFTLLGARVISRAPHSQSGILVVDRGGRDGVTMNMVAVSDAGLVGQVVAVGESTSKVLLILDRECAAGAIVQETRTPGVIEGSRESPGLLRMVDLPYDAQLEVGQVVVTSGMGGIFPGGIPIGEIEKVEGSALDKYAVVRPYVDFNRLEKVFLITEVHNVPEPADGADGL, via the coding sequence ATGAGTTTATCTCTGCGGAAGAAACTGGGGATACTGCTGGGGATAGCCGTTCTCTGTCTTGCTCTGGCGCGCTATACGGCGGATTTTTCCGGAGGTGTTTTTTTAAACGAGCTGCTGGCGCCTCTACAGGGAACGGTAATGCAGATCTGGCATCGGGCGGAGGCCGCCTTTGAATATGTGGGACAGGCGAAGAAGATCAGCGAAGAAAATGCTGCCCTCCGGCAGCGCGTCCGGGAGCTGACTTGGGAGAACAACCGGCTCAAGGAGTATGTTTACGAAAACCAGAGACTGCTCCAACTGCTCGACTTCAAGGAACGCCAGGCGGAACGCTTCACCCTTCTCGGTGCCAGGGTGATAAGCCGCGCCCCGCACAGCCAATCTGGTATTCTGGTGGTCGACCGGGGGGGAAGGGACGGCGTGACGATGAATATGGTCGCCGTATCGGATGCCGGTTTGGTAGGCCAGGTGGTGGCAGTTGGGGAGAGCACTTCAAAGGTTCTGCTTATCCTCGACAGGGAGTGCGCGGCCGGGGCGATCGTTCAGGAAACCCGCACCCCAGGCGTGATCGAGGGAAGCAGAGAGAGCCCCGGTCTGCTGCGGATGGTCGACCTCCCCTATGACGCCCAGCTGGAAGTGGGGCAGGTTGTGGTTACCTCGGGGATGGGTGGGATTTTCCCAGGAGGCATCCCTATTGGGGAGATCGAGAAGGTGGAGGGTAGCGCCCTCGATAAGTATGCCGTGGTGCGCCCCTATGTGGACTTCAACCGCTTGGAAAAGGTATTTTTGATAACCGAGGTGCATAATGTTCCGGAGCCGGCGGACGGCGCTGATGGCTTGTGA
- the mreD gene encoding rod shape-determining protein MreD, protein MKGRFWRATLVLLTFIISLILQTTILPLLEIEGVMPNLILVLVVFTALFSSAFTGGVVGFTAGLVQDLIIGRYLGLCAFSGLLVGWLVGELESRFYKENPLVPVILVFIATFVYDLVYYLGRGLCGSFPFSLSYAGRSMLLEAVYNMVLSVVLYKPLLRLFLPAAGDYSDRSSVHFFDAFYR, encoded by the coding sequence TTGAAAGGGAGATTCTGGCGTGCCACACTCGTCTTGCTTACCTTTATCATATCCCTGATCCTTCAAACAACGATCCTTCCGCTTCTCGAGATAGAGGGCGTGATGCCGAACCTGATCCTTGTCCTCGTCGTTTTCACCGCTCTTTTCAGCAGTGCTTTTACAGGTGGGGTTGTGGGATTTACTGCTGGTTTGGTACAGGATCTGATCATCGGCCGCTACCTGGGGCTTTGTGCGTTTAGCGGGCTGCTGGTCGGCTGGCTGGTGGGTGAACTGGAAAGCAGGTTCTATAAGGAGAACCCCCTGGTGCCCGTCATTCTCGTTTTTATTGCCACTTTTGTCTACGACCTGGTCTATTACTTGGGCCGGGGGCTGTGCGGTTCTTTTCCCTTTTCTCTCTCCTATGCCGGTAGAAGCATGCTGCTGGAGGCCGTTTATAACATGGTTCTGTCCGTTGTCCTCTATAAACCACTGTTGCGCCTCTTCTTACCGGCAGCTGGGGATTATTCCGACAGGAGCAGCGTCCATTTTTTTGATGCCTTTTACAGGTGA
- the mrdA gene encoding penicillin-binding protein 2 — protein sequence MIVDKSLIKKYRICQGIVIAIFAVLALRLMTLQLVEAPVYKTKAEQNRFRFLPIRAPRGEIVDRNGRVLAANKIVNTVSLLRQQTDQETLEHTIDRLADLLGDVYPEIDAEYIKKLLDEHKERPYEPVVIKRDISMEVVARLEERRRELPGVLIGKEIVRYYPEKTLASHIIGHIGEISQEELEADDNNEYRPGDLVGRFGLEAQYEKYLRGKDGFQQVEVDVSGRPVANSDLITVNPEQGNNLVLTLDYDLQKVLEEAMDKALAEQKKTAGAAVVIDVRTGAILAMTSRPNFDPNALVPPVSMKAVRDYLAPPPGTEPTMLNRAISSKYPPGSTFKPITAMAALEAGAISTRDTVFCSGKYPRPPYTGCWGVHRTVDLFKAMAVSCNVFFIEAGRRAGVEMLSKIAHEFRLDEKTGIDLPGEVAGAFLDPAKKKARNLPWLEEWYQKEQQELDKKYERLLAEADSEQERRDLLYRKKDEERLLKSQYNDKYNVYVKWQPYDTYYMSFGQGGNEFTPLGLANYVATLANGGKVMRPYLVERVETPDGKVVARFGPKVVHRVDVSERSMELTREAMVRVCEPGGTAYWLFGDFPVKVAAKTGTAESGRGKDLYHGLFVAFAPADDPEIAFAGIIEYGYHGSESVGPVAKEVFREYFGLNKEEIKEQEDVAEEGPDAVAAPPAQPVTSEREDQGTTDETEPGIAQPPAGEPGVPQEPPAEPGDNGEGEAPGGVQESLPALPEEREQPPSE from the coding sequence ATGATCGTCGACAAAAGCCTGATCAAAAAGTACAGAATCTGTCAGGGTATCGTCATCGCCATCTTCGCCGTTTTGGCGCTGCGGTTGATGACACTGCAGCTGGTGGAGGCGCCTGTTTATAAAACGAAGGCCGAGCAGAACCGCTTTCGCTTCCTGCCCATCCGCGCTCCGCGGGGTGAAATCGTCGACCGCAACGGAAGAGTGCTGGCGGCCAATAAAATCGTCAACACCGTCTCCCTGCTCAGGCAGCAGACGGATCAGGAGACGCTGGAGCACACCATCGACCGTCTGGCCGATCTGCTGGGGGATGTTTACCCGGAGATAGATGCCGAATACATCAAGAAGCTACTTGATGAACATAAGGAGCGTCCCTACGAACCCGTTGTTATCAAAAGGGACATCTCCATGGAGGTGGTGGCGCGCCTGGAAGAAAGGAGGCGCGAACTACCCGGAGTGCTCATCGGGAAGGAGATCGTTCGCTATTACCCCGAAAAAACCCTGGCCAGCCACATCATCGGGCATATCGGGGAGATCAGCCAAGAGGAACTCGAGGCCGATGATAATAACGAGTATCGGCCGGGAGATCTGGTTGGCAGGTTCGGCCTGGAAGCCCAGTACGAAAAGTACCTGCGGGGGAAGGATGGCTTCCAGCAGGTGGAGGTGGATGTTTCCGGCCGCCCTGTCGCCAACAGCGATCTGATCACGGTGAACCCGGAGCAGGGGAATAACCTGGTGCTGACTCTTGATTACGATCTACAGAAGGTTCTCGAGGAGGCCATGGATAAGGCCTTGGCGGAGCAGAAGAAAACGGCCGGCGCGGCTGTGGTGATCGATGTCCGCACAGGGGCGATCCTGGCCATGACCAGCCGTCCCAACTTCGATCCCAATGCTCTTGTTCCGCCGGTTTCGATGAAAGCGGTGCGGGATTACCTCGCCCCTCCGCCGGGCACTGAGCCCACCATGCTGAACAGGGCGATCAGCAGCAAATACCCTCCAGGCTCGACCTTTAAGCCGATTACCGCTATGGCTGCCCTGGAGGCCGGGGCGATCTCCACCCGGGACACCGTTTTTTGTTCGGGAAAATACCCCCGGCCGCCCTATACGGGGTGCTGGGGGGTGCATAGGACCGTCGATTTGTTCAAGGCGATGGCCGTTTCCTGCAATGTTTTCTTTATTGAGGCGGGACGACGCGCCGGGGTGGAGATGCTTTCTAAGATCGCCCATGAATTCCGCCTCGACGAGAAAACCGGGATCGATCTGCCCGGGGAGGTGGCCGGCGCTTTTCTCGATCCGGCCAAAAAGAAGGCCCGGAATTTGCCCTGGCTGGAGGAGTGGTATCAGAAGGAGCAGCAGGAGCTCGACAAAAAGTACGAAAGGCTGCTTGCCGAGGCCGATAGCGAACAGGAGAGGCGGGATCTCCTCTACCGTAAAAAGGATGAGGAGCGCCTTCTGAAATCTCAGTACAACGACAAGTACAATGTTTACGTTAAGTGGCAGCCTTACGACACCTATTATATGTCCTTCGGACAGGGCGGAAATGAATTCACCCCGCTGGGCCTGGCCAATTACGTGGCCACCCTGGCTAACGGGGGCAAGGTGATGCGCCCCTACCTGGTGGAGCGCGTCGAGACCCCTGATGGGAAAGTAGTCGCCCGCTTCGGCCCCAAGGTTGTGCACAGGGTGGACGTATCGGAGAGGTCGATGGAGCTCACCAGGGAGGCGATGGTCCGGGTCTGCGAGCCCGGGGGCACCGCTTACTGGCTTTTCGGAGATTTCCCCGTCAAGGTGGCGGCGAAAACGGGGACTGCCGAATCCGGCAGGGGGAAGGATCTCTACCACGGCTTGTTTGTGGCCTTTGCGCCGGCCGACGATCCAGAAATAGCCTTTGCCGGCATCATTGAATACGGGTACCACGGCTCGGAGTCGGTGGGGCCCGTGGCCAAAGAGGTTTTCCGGGAATACTTCGGCCTCAACAAGGAAGAGATCAAGGAGCAGGAGGATGTTGCTGAAGAAGGGCCGGATGCCGTGGCTGCTCCGCCGGCACAGCCTGTTACTTCTGAACGGGAAGACCAGGGAACGACGGATGAGACGGAGCCGGGGATCGCCCAGCCTCCTGCCGGGGAACCGGGTGTGCCGCAGGAGCCTCCGGCGGAGCCCGGGGATAATGGCGAAGGGGAGGCTCCAGGTGGGGTGCAGGAGTCGCTTCCTGCCCTCCCCGAGGAGAGGGAGCAGCCCCCTTCCGAATAG